The following are encoded in a window of Limibacter armeniacum genomic DNA:
- a CDS encoding thioredoxin family protein, with amino-acid sequence MKKIYSTISMLLLPIMLMAQGIEFEKGTLKEALEKAKQENKLLFIDGYAVWCGPCKKMDKTVFKEAEVGAYFKENLVALKVDVEKGEGPAIKEKYEIHGLPGYVFIDGEGEVVYRLSGFMPTEKFLEEVKLAVKYFKDPQSVGRLAGQYEKKKEDEGFLKLYLDKLKASNMTGYSEILEQYLRVQKSHKESSKEMVLLLADHHKEIVIGGEAYQIYLDNMGTDEWKKYVRKDIREIYLNLPKMAINQTTEYAISKKDTTYLELALEEAVRIGQKVGKAQRDRVYTYYYLNAKLGEKYKAMVYGGNDAFVKSLDVEKLRANYIDVTTRQQQGDKDVMGVRPFSVGKSQQISGMVKAYAEFATTEKDKEDVLRWMEVAYYITPGTYLTMSDYANILYMFGDNKEEALKIKSEAYELAVKEHYKRVDTIKAELEAMKEGEEITL; translated from the coding sequence ATGAAAAAGATATATAGCACTATTTCTATGCTTCTGTTGCCAATCATGTTGATGGCACAAGGAATAGAATTTGAAAAAGGTACTCTTAAGGAAGCTTTGGAAAAAGCAAAGCAGGAGAATAAGCTACTGTTTATTGATGGGTATGCTGTTTGGTGTGGGCCATGTAAAAAAATGGACAAAACAGTTTTTAAGGAGGCAGAGGTAGGAGCCTATTTCAAGGAGAACCTTGTAGCCTTGAAAGTGGATGTAGAAAAAGGAGAAGGACCTGCCATTAAAGAAAAATATGAAATACATGGTTTGCCAGGCTATGTGTTTATTGATGGCGAAGGAGAAGTCGTCTACCGTCTTTCAGGTTTTATGCCAACAGAAAAATTTCTGGAAGAAGTGAAGTTGGCAGTTAAATACTTTAAGGATCCTCAGAGTGTAGGTAGACTGGCTGGACAGTATGAGAAAAAGAAAGAGGATGAGGGCTTCTTGAAATTGTACTTAGACAAGTTGAAAGCTAGTAACATGACAGGTTATTCAGAGATACTGGAGCAATACCTGCGTGTACAGAAGAGTCATAAAGAATCTAGTAAGGAAATGGTACTGCTTTTGGCTGATCACCATAAGGAAATCGTGATAGGTGGAGAAGCTTATCAGATCTATTTGGACAATATGGGTACAGATGAGTGGAAGAAATATGTGCGAAAGGATATTCGTGAAATATATCTGAACCTACCTAAAATGGCTATTAATCAGACAACAGAGTATGCGATCAGTAAGAAAGATACTACTTATCTGGAGTTGGCTCTGGAAGAGGCTGTGCGTATAGGACAAAAAGTGGGCAAAGCTCAACGTGATAGAGTATACACCTATTATTACTTGAATGCCAAGCTAGGTGAAAAGTACAAAGCAATGGTTTATGGAGGCAATGATGCCTTTGTAAAATCTTTGGATGTTGAAAAGCTGCGTGCCAACTACATAGATGTTACAACAAGACAGCAACAAGGAGATAAGGATGTGATGGGTGTTAGACCTTTTTCAGTAGGTAAAAGCCAACAGATCTCAGGAATGGTAAAAGCCTATGCAGAATTTGCTACCACTGAAAAGGATAAAGAGGATGTGCTGAGATGGATGGAGGTAGCCTATTATATTACGCCGGGTACTTATCTGACAATGAGTGACTACGCTAATATCCTATACATGTTTGGAGATAATAAGGAAGAAGCGCTGAAAATCAAATCAGAAGCTTACGAACTGGCAGTGAAAGAACACTATAAAAGAGTGGATACTATCAAGGCTGAGTTGGAAGCTATGAAAGAGGGAGAAGAAATAACCTTGTAA
- a CDS encoding TolC family protein has translation MNNKLFTLITAFLLAMGACVSASAQEAASGGGNAFSLQQCIDYAMHNTVAVQNAEIDAKIADAKVAETTGLGLPQVNLEANFVDNLKIRTTFLPAQFFDPEAPAGAQTPVQFGVKYSSDVAVNVQQLLFDGTFFMGLKAAKTFTELSKKQLTQTKIETVANVTKAYYTVLISRERLEILKENHDAIEKIYKETKMFYEAGMVEQIEVDRLEVALNNIKVQKENAEQLTVVSEQLLKYQMGMKLDEQIELSENLEEAGKALAAYNAENTKNLRIEQSILETSIALNELERKAKFSEYYPKLYAFGSYGYTAGGNSMSDMGEWFDLANVGVSFKMPIFSGMMKSKQLEQIKLEGLKLENTKVGLEKQITIEQKNAEIDYETNLKNLQTQKRNMEVAKHVLDIANIKFKEGVGSSLEVSNAEKDYVTAADSYYSSLFNAITAKVDLEKANGTLSVD, from the coding sequence ATGAATAACAAACTTTTTACGCTTATCACAGCTTTCTTGCTGGCTATGGGAGCGTGTGTGTCAGCAAGTGCACAAGAGGCGGCTTCAGGTGGAGGCAATGCCTTTTCATTGCAGCAATGTATTGATTATGCAATGCATAATACAGTTGCAGTTCAGAATGCTGAAATTGATGCCAAGATTGCTGATGCAAAAGTGGCTGAAACAACAGGCTTAGGGTTACCTCAAGTAAATCTGGAGGCAAACTTTGTTGATAACCTAAAGATCAGAACTACATTTTTGCCAGCTCAGTTTTTTGACCCTGAAGCACCTGCAGGAGCACAGACACCTGTACAGTTTGGGGTGAAATACTCATCAGATGTTGCAGTGAATGTACAGCAATTGTTGTTTGATGGTACTTTCTTTATGGGTTTGAAAGCGGCAAAGACTTTTACTGAGCTTTCAAAAAAGCAGTTGACCCAAACCAAGATAGAGACAGTAGCAAATGTAACAAAGGCTTACTATACAGTGCTGATCAGCCGTGAAAGGCTGGAGATCCTTAAGGAAAACCATGATGCTATCGAGAAGATTTATAAGGAAACTAAAATGTTCTACGAAGCTGGTATGGTAGAGCAGATTGAAGTGGACCGTCTGGAAGTGGCATTAAATAATATCAAGGTACAAAAAGAAAATGCTGAGCAGTTGACTGTAGTCAGTGAGCAATTGCTGAAATACCAAATGGGTATGAAGCTGGACGAACAAATCGAGCTGTCAGAAAACCTTGAGGAAGCAGGTAAAGCGCTAGCAGCGTACAATGCTGAAAACACTAAGAATTTAAGAATTGAGCAATCAATCTTAGAGACAAGTATTGCGTTAAATGAATTGGAGCGTAAGGCCAAGTTCTCGGAGTACTATCCTAAGTTATACGCATTCGGTTCATACGGTTATACTGCCGGTGGCAACTCGATGAGTGATATGGGAGAGTGGTTCGACCTTGCAAATGTGGGTGTATCTTTCAAGATGCCAATCTTTAGTGGTATGATGAAGTCTAAGCAATTGGAACAAATCAAACTGGAAGGGCTGAAGCTCGAAAATACAAAAGTAGGTTTGGAGAAGCAGATCACTATTGAGCAGAAAAATGCGGAAATAGACTATGAAACCAACCTTAAGAACCTGCAAACTCAAAAACGTAATATGGAGGTAGCCAAGCATGTGCTTGATATTGCCAATATCAAATTCAAGGAAGGGGTAGGTTCTTCTTTGGAAGTGTCAAATGCGGAGAAAGATTATGTAACAGCAGCAGATAGCTATTACTCTTCTCTTTTCAATGCGATCACTGCCAAAGTGGATCTTGAAAAAGCCAATGGAACCTTGTCGGTGGACTAA
- a CDS encoding M16 family metallopeptidase, with protein MQKFFLIAMALVVSTGLSFGQKKYTDLSQEVPFDKEFRKGVLPNGLTYYIRHNETPKGRASFYIYQNVGAVLEKDEQDGLAHFLEHMAFNGTTTFPNNTMLDMLERHGVKFGKDVNAYTSLNETVYNISRVPTANDMVVDSCIMILRDWCNELSLDVDEIDAERGVIHEEWRTRQNAGRRIQAQLAEARYNGAIYARRDVLGSMDVVRTFDPQVLRDFYHDWYRTDLQAVAVIGDIDVDAVEKRVIELFSAIPAIENPKERVYIEIPDNKEPLYAVATEQETKNVNVTLMVRHKKEGENNTLAHLRENFVNSFFNALMNSRLKELKAKGDAPFIGGKVTLSGMVKNYGAFTVSASAKEEEISEAVEAIYTELLRVQRHGFTEGELSRLKTNTLVSSENKYLKSDKINSDSYGNSLKQVFLHGSVIPDAKFNYEFTKEIVPTITKEEVSAVASKYLTDINRVYTVIGSSKEGTKLPTLEEIEAILAKAEAKEIEPYVDNAPKDDQLLSTTPKGGKVVSEKKLETFDAEEWTLSNGAKVVYRFADFQKNTVALSATSEGGSSVYELEDLPSVGGVTGYMKSFGIGKFNPSDYKKVMTGNTASSGFSVSSLSETVYGSSTTKDVETMLQLVYMRFEEPRFDKEKFDQQMEKSYEALETKIETEKSIKQDTLRAIFRNGNPRVYEFSKEYLDAITFEKLERIYRERFSDASDFTFFIVGDVKKEVLKPLVEKYIGAIKDLDKEKEAWVKRDEYELKGKNEYRIEVPMASPKASVMLKLTADTKYSRENIIYHAIIGSILDLRFTENIREKESGTYGVSVKPTSSRLPESKNVLKIGFDCDPEKADYLKSLVYKELKEIQKNVSEADLEKVVLNMKKNGENRQESNAYWMKALSKYYDTQENILEPAYYDEVIENVTTKDIEKAAKRFFKKANVIDIVFVPEEAGEEGVQ; from the coding sequence ATGCAAAAATTTTTTTTGATAGCGATGGCTCTGGTTGTATCGACGGGGTTGTCATTTGGGCAGAAAAAATACACTGACCTTTCACAGGAAGTACCATTTGATAAGGAGTTCAGAAAGGGCGTACTTCCTAATGGCTTAACATACTATATCAGACACAATGAAACGCCTAAAGGAAGGGCTAGTTTCTACATTTACCAGAATGTAGGCGCAGTGCTGGAGAAAGATGAGCAAGATGGTTTAGCGCACTTTTTGGAGCATATGGCTTTTAATGGAACGACCACTTTTCCTAATAACACGATGCTTGACATGCTGGAGCGTCATGGTGTAAAGTTTGGTAAGGATGTAAATGCTTATACTTCACTGAATGAGACTGTATATAACATTAGCCGTGTGCCAACTGCCAATGATATGGTTGTGGATTCTTGTATCATGATTCTGCGCGACTGGTGTAATGAGTTGTCGTTGGATGTTGATGAGATTGATGCAGAGCGTGGTGTAATCCATGAAGAGTGGAGAACAAGACAAAACGCTGGTAGAAGAATTCAGGCTCAGTTGGCGGAAGCTCGTTACAATGGCGCTATTTACGCAAGAAGAGATGTACTAGGAAGCATGGATGTTGTAAGAACTTTCGATCCTCAGGTTTTGCGTGACTTCTACCATGACTGGTACCGTACAGACTTGCAGGCTGTTGCTGTAATTGGAGATATTGATGTAGATGCAGTAGAGAAGCGAGTGATTGAATTGTTCTCAGCTATTCCTGCGATTGAAAATCCTAAAGAGCGTGTGTATATAGAGATTCCTGATAATAAGGAGCCATTGTATGCAGTGGCAACGGAACAGGAAACGAAGAATGTCAATGTGACGCTGATGGTTCGTCATAAAAAAGAAGGGGAGAATAACACATTGGCTCATTTGAGAGAAAACTTTGTGAACAGCTTCTTCAATGCTTTGATGAATAGCCGCCTGAAGGAGCTGAAAGCAAAGGGAGATGCTCCTTTTATTGGAGGAAAAGTGACACTTAGTGGCATGGTTAAAAACTATGGCGCATTTACAGTAAGTGCATCTGCAAAGGAAGAGGAAATATCAGAAGCAGTTGAAGCGATCTATACAGAACTGTTGAGAGTACAAAGACATGGGTTTACAGAAGGCGAATTGAGCCGTCTAAAAACAAATACACTGGTTTCTTCAGAAAACAAGTACCTGAAAAGTGATAAGATCAATTCAGATTCATACGGTAATTCTCTGAAGCAAGTATTCCTGCATGGGTCGGTAATTCCTGACGCTAAGTTCAATTATGAGTTTACAAAGGAAATTGTACCAACAATTACTAAAGAAGAAGTATCAGCTGTGGCATCAAAATACCTGACTGATATTAACCGTGTGTATACAGTGATTGGCTCAAGTAAGGAAGGTACCAAACTACCTACTTTAGAAGAGATTGAAGCAATACTTGCCAAGGCTGAAGCCAAAGAAATTGAGCCTTATGTAGATAATGCTCCAAAGGATGACCAACTGTTGAGCACGACTCCTAAAGGAGGGAAAGTGGTAAGCGAGAAGAAACTGGAGACGTTTGACGCAGAAGAGTGGACTTTATCAAACGGAGCAAAGGTGGTTTACCGTTTTGCAGATTTCCAGAAAAACACGGTAGCGCTAAGTGCAACAAGTGAAGGTGGTTCATCTGTTTACGAATTGGAAGACCTTCCATCTGTTGGCGGTGTAACTGGATACATGAAGTCATTCGGCATTGGTAAGTTCAACCCATCAGACTACAAAAAGGTGATGACAGGAAACACAGCAAGCAGTGGTTTTTCTGTATCAAGCTTGTCTGAGACGGTATATGGTTCATCTACAACCAAGGATGTTGAAACAATGCTTCAGTTAGTGTATATGCGTTTTGAGGAGCCGCGTTTCGATAAGGAGAAGTTTGACCAGCAAATGGAAAAAAGCTACGAAGCTTTGGAGACTAAGATAGAAACTGAAAAGTCTATCAAGCAGGATACACTTAGAGCTATTTTTAGAAATGGCAACCCACGTGTTTACGAGTTCAGTAAAGAATACCTAGATGCGATTACCTTCGAAAAACTGGAAAGAATCTACAGAGAGCGTTTCTCTGATGCCAGTGACTTTACTTTCTTTATTGTAGGTGACGTTAAGAAGGAAGTTTTGAAGCCACTTGTTGAAAAATACATTGGTGCTATCAAAGACCTGGACAAGGAAAAAGAGGCATGGGTTAAGAGAGATGAATATGAGCTGAAAGGCAAGAATGAGTATCGTATTGAGGTACCGATGGCATCACCTAAAGCATCAGTGATGCTTAAATTGACTGCTGATACCAAATACTCAAGAGAGAACATTATTTATCATGCAATCATAGGGTCTATCCTTGACTTGCGTTTTACAGAAAACATTAGAGAAAAGGAGAGTGGTACATATGGAGTTAGTGTAAAGCCAACATCTTCGAGACTCCCAGAGTCGAAAAATGTACTAAAAATCGGCTTTGATTGTGACCCTGAAAAGGCAGATTACCTGAAGTCACTGGTATATAAGGAGCTGAAAGAAATTCAGAAAAATGTAAGCGAAGCTGATCTGGAGAAGGTAGTCCTGAATATGAAAAAGAATGGGGAAAACCGTCAGGAAAGCAATGCTTACTGGATGAAGGCGCTATCAAAGTATTATGATACACAAGAGAATATCTTGGAGCCAGCATATTACGATGAAGTCATTGAAAATGTAACAACCAAAGATATCGAGAAAGCAGCCAAACGTTTCTTTAAGAAAGCTAATGTAATCGATATCGTCTTTGTTCCTGAGGAAGCAGGAGAAGAAGGTGTACAATAA
- a CDS encoding peptidylprolyl isomerase encodes MQKTIVYLLTALLLVSVIACKDKKGNWDSEKEVETKVKSDKNDFLVTIQTDMGEMHAILYPQTPQHRENFVKLARQGFFDGLLFHRVIKGFMIQGGDPESRDAESGSSLGNGDIGYLLPAEITPELRHVKGALAAARKGNNVNPEKESSACQFYITDGNVLSEAELEGVLVNQHKLSECFNKLLQMEKYADLQSKVAYMQMEQDRKGYYKLMMDSKELCEEEFGVELDKPLDPKTKAAYTSIGGAPELDGEYTVFGQVIDGLEVIDKIAAARTNRANRPISNIKMEVKVEELPKSEIEERYGYHY; translated from the coding sequence ATGCAAAAAACCATTGTCTACTTGTTGACAGCTTTGCTGTTGGTTTCAGTTATAGCTTGCAAGGATAAGAAAGGAAACTGGGATTCGGAGAAAGAAGTAGAGACCAAGGTGAAGTCAGATAAGAATGACTTTTTGGTAACAATCCAGACAGATATGGGGGAAATGCACGCCATACTTTATCCACAAACACCACAACATCGTGAAAACTTTGTAAAGCTGGCTAGACAGGGATTTTTTGATGGACTGCTTTTCCATCGGGTCATTAAGGGTTTTATGATACAAGGAGGTGATCCAGAATCTCGAGATGCAGAAAGTGGCAGTTCTTTAGGAAATGGTGATATAGGATATTTGTTACCCGCTGAAATCACGCCTGAGTTACGACATGTAAAAGGAGCTTTGGCTGCAGCCCGAAAAGGGAATAATGTCAATCCTGAAAAGGAATCGAGTGCTTGTCAATTTTATATTACTGACGGGAACGTGTTGTCTGAAGCAGAATTGGAAGGGGTGTTGGTAAATCAGCACAAACTTTCTGAGTGTTTCAACAAGTTGCTTCAGATGGAGAAGTATGCTGACCTGCAATCAAAGGTTGCCTATATGCAGATGGAGCAAGACAGGAAAGGATATTATAAACTGATGATGGATTCAAAAGAGTTATGTGAAGAGGAGTTTGGTGTTGAGTTGGATAAACCTTTGGATCCGAAAACAAAAGCGGCATATACATCTATTGGCGGTGCTCCTGAGCTTGATGGAGAGTATACAGTATTTGGGCAGGTGATCGATGGGTTGGAAGTAATTGATAAAATTGCTGCTGCACGTACAAATAGGGCTAACCGTCCGATCAGTAATATAAAAATGGAAGTAAAGGTAGAAGAATTACCCAAATCGGAGATTGAAGAGAGGTATGGGTATCACTACTAA
- a CDS encoding TetR/AcrR family transcriptional regulator: MIITDSQERILEKATELFMRFGVRSVTMSDIAKELGMSKKTIYQYYSDKNALVRAFAKNTLESNTCIVDNIIDEAQDGLSMLFRLSEHFKQMLKNMNPILFNDLHKYYPEVWKLYEEHKVEQMQDNLVKAMERGQEQGLFLKYIDKNILARMRTAQVEMGFNPSIFPQDKFSTLDVQMELAEHFIRGICTEKGIKLMEKYKAELNNQ; encoded by the coding sequence ATGATTATCACTGATTCACAAGAAAGAATATTAGAAAAAGCAACAGAGCTATTTATGAGGTTTGGTGTCAGAAGTGTCACCATGTCTGATATCGCAAAAGAGCTGGGAATGTCAAAGAAGACAATCTATCAGTACTATTCCGATAAAAATGCTTTGGTCAGAGCTTTTGCCAAAAACACATTGGAGTCTAATACTTGTATTGTCGATAATATCATTGATGAAGCGCAGGATGGTCTTTCCATGCTGTTTAGGCTTTCGGAGCATTTTAAGCAGATGTTGAAAAACATGAATCCTATTCTCTTTAATGATTTGCACAAGTATTACCCTGAAGTGTGGAAGCTTTATGAAGAGCATAAAGTTGAGCAGATGCAGGATAACCTTGTCAAGGCTATGGAAAGAGGGCAAGAACAGGGGCTGTTTTTGAAATATATTGATAAAAACATTTTAGCCAGAATGCGTACAGCACAGGTAGAAATGGGCTTTAATCCTTCAATTTTCCCACAAGATAAGTTTAGTACACTGGATGTTCAGATGGAACTGGCAGAGCACTTTATAAGGGGGATTTGTACAGAAAAAGGGATTAAGCTAATGGAAAAGTATAAAGCAGAGTTAAATAATCAATAA